A segment of the Bradyrhizobium sp. CCBAU 53340 genome:
CCAGATGCGCGCCAGGGTGATCGTCGACGAAGAACGTGAATATCACGCTTGGCTGGAGCAACAGAAAACATTTGCTGAATTGTCGCCTGGAAACGCCATCGTGAAGACGAGGTATCAATCCGGCGCCAAGTAGCAAGCGCTGAGGCGAAGATGGATCGGGTGCGTGAGGCCAACTCGTCGCCCCGATGGAAACGACCGAGGAGGTATTTCTATGGTCGATATTCCATATGATGGGATCGCAGGAACTCCGCCTGCCGAAGTGCCTGACGTCGAGCTCTATCATCCAAAGAGCTGGTGGACGCGATACGTCTTCTCACAAGATGCCAAGGTGATCGCTGTTCAGTATGCGCTGACAGCCTCTGCCATCGGACTGGTCGCGCTGGTGCTGTCGTGGCTGATGCGCCTTCAGTTGGGGTTTCCCGGCACCTTCTCTTTCATTGATCCCAACCAGTACCTCCAGTTCATCACCATGCACGGCATGATCATGGTGATCTACCTGCTCACGGCATTGTTTCTGGGAGGTTTCGGCAACTACCTGATCCCCTTGATGGTTGGCGCCCGGGACATGGTCTTCCCCTATGTGAACATGCTGAGCTACTGGGTCTATCTGCTCGCGGTCCTGGTATTGGCTTCGGCCTTCTTTGTCCCCGGCGGCCCAACAGGCGCCGGCTGGACGTTGTACCCGCCGCAGGCAATCCTCTCAGGAACGCCCGGGCAGGATTGGGGCATCATTCTCATGATGTCGTCCCTGATCCTGTTCATCATCGGCTTCACCATGGGCGGGCTGAATTATGTGGTCACGGTGCTCCAGGCGCGCACCCGCGGCATGACATTGATGCGCCTGCCTCTGACGGTGTGGGGCATTTTCACGGCGACGGTCATGGCGCTGCTGGCATTCCCCGCGCTGTTCGTTGCCTCGGTCATGCTGCTGCTCGACCGTCTGCTGGGAACCAGCTTCTTCATGCCTTCCCTTGTCGAGATGGGGCAGCTGTCGAAATACAACGGCGGCAGCCCGCTGCTCTTCCAGCACCTGTTCTGGTTCTTCGGCCACCCCGAGGTCTACATCGTCGCCCTGCCCGCTTTTGGCATCGTCTCCGATCTGATCAGCACGCATGCGCGCAAGAACATCTTTGGCTACCGCATGATGGTTTGGGCGATCGTGGCCATCGGCGCGCTCAGCTTCGTCGTATGGGCGCACCACATGTATGTCAGCGGCATGTTCCCGCAATTCGGGTACTTCTTCGCCACCACGACGCTCATCATCGCGATCCCCACCGCGATCAAGGTCTACAACTGGGTGCTGACCCTGTGGCGCGGCGACATTCATCTCAGAGTGCCGATGCTGTTCGCCCTCGGCTTCATCATCACCTTCGTGAACGGCGGGCTCACCGGTCTCTTCCTCGGCAACGTCGTGGTGGACGTCCCGCTCTCGGATACCATGTTCGTGGTCGCGCATTTCCACATGGTGATGGGCGTGGCGCCGATCATGGTCGTGCTCGGGGCGATTTATCATTGGTACCCCAAGGTCACGGGCCGAATGCTGAACGACGTGCTCGGCAAGTTTCACTTCTGGGTCACCTTCCTCGGCGCCTACCTGATCTTCTTCCCGATGCACTATCTCGGATTGCTCGGGGTTCCGCGCCGGTATTTCGAGCTCGGCGACGCAGCATTCATCCCGCCCTCGGCGCATTCGCTGAACGCCTTCATCTCCGTTGTGGCCCTGACCGTCGGCTTCAGCCAGATGGTCTTCCTGTTCAATCTGGCCTGGAGTCTGTTCAAGGGCGAGCCCTCCGGCGGCAATCCCTGGCGGGCGACGACGCTGGAGTGGCAGACGCCGGAGACGCCTCCCGGGCACGGCAACTGGGGCAAGGAGCTCCCGATCGTCTATCGCTGGGCCTATGACTACAGCGTACCCGGTGCCGACCAGGACTTCATTCCGCAGAACCAGCCGCCGCGGGCGACGCGGATCTCTCAGGGAGCAGCTTCGTGAGCGCCATCCTCCTGTTCCTGGCTGTGATCGCGGTCATCGCCGGATGGTGGCTCTCACAGCAACGGCTGACGGCCAAGCCATGGCTGGAGGAAGGTCCGGCCGGTGACTTCCCCGGCGGCGATGCAATGGCATGGCCAGCAGCGAAGATCGGACTTGGCGTGTTTCTTGCGGTCGCAAGCTCATTGTTCATCCTTTTCATCAGCGCCTACTCCATGCGCATGAACGCGGCGGATTGGCGGATACTGCCCGTCCCGAGGCTGCTGTGGTTCAACACGGGCGTTCTGGTCTTGAGCAGCATCGCGCTGCAATGGTCCTATGTTGCGGTACGCCGCAACGACACCGAAGGCATGATGCTCGGCCTGCTCGCGGGCGGAGCAGCCGCCGTGATCTTCCTGGCCGGACAGCTCCTGGCCTGGCAGCAGCTCAACGCGGCCGGATATTTCGTGGCATCCAATCCGGCCAATTCCTTCTTCTACCTGTTGACCGCGGTGCATGGGCTGCATCTGACGGGCGGCCTCGTAACGCTGGGCAGAACCTCGGCCAAGGTGTGGCGCAGCTCCGAGATCGCCGACATGCGCTTAAGCGTCGAATTATGCGCCATCTACTGGCACTTCCTGCTGTTGGTCTGGCTTGTCCTGCTCGGGCTTCTCACGGGCTGGACCGACGATTTCGTCGACATCTGTCGCCAATTGCTGAGCTAGGGAGGCGAGACCGGATGGCTGAGACGGCACTGACACATACAGCAGAAGCTCCTGGACGGCTTCCAGGCTGGCGCGGCATCGCTGCGGACTGGGCTTCGGATCAGCGCGCGTTCAAGAACGTGTCCTGGGGCAAGGCCATGATGTGGATCTTCCTCCTCAGCGATACCTTCATCTTCAGTTGCTTCCTGCTCTCCTACATGACGGCACGCATGTCGACGACCGTGCCGTGGCCCAACCCCAGCGAAGTCTTCGCCCTCAACTTCGCCGGCAAGCACATCCCGCTGATCCTGATCGCCATCATGACCTTCATCCTGATCAGCAGCAGCGGGACGATGGCGATGGCAGTCAATTTCGGCTACCGCCGCGATCGCGTCCGGACCGCAGTCTTGATGCTCGTCACCGCAGCGTTCGGCGCGACCTTCGTCGGAATGCAGGCGTTCGAATGGACCAAGCTGATCAGGGAGGGCGTGCGCCCCTGGGGCAACCCGTGGGGCGCGGAGCAGTTTGGCTCGAGCTTCTTCATGATTACCGGCTTCCACGGCACGCATGTGACGATCGGCGTGATCTTCCTGATCGCGATTGCGCGAAAGGTCTGGCGCGGCGACTTCGATATCAGGAGGCGCGGCTTCTTCACGAGCCGGAAAGGCTATTACGAAATCGTCGAGATCATGGGCCTGTACTGGCACTTCGTCGATCTCGTGTGGGTGTTCATCTTTGCCCTGTTCTATCTTTGGTGAGGTCGGCCAATGACAAATGCGACGGTAGACATGGAAGGACGGCTATACGCTCATGCGCATGACGCAGTCGCATCAGAAGCGGCGCATGGCCAGCAGCACCCGATCAAACTGTACCTCGTGGTCTGGGGCTGGTTGTTCGTCCTCAGCACGTGCTCCTACCTCGTCGACTACTTTGGCATACATGGCTATCTCAGGTGGTCGCTGATCCTGTTGTTCATGGTGGTGAAGGCTGGGCTGATCGTCGCTGTCTTCATGCACATGGCCTGGGAGCGGCTGGCGCTCACCTATGCCATCCTGGCGCCGCCGATCGCAGTATTGGTCTTTGTGACGATCATGGTGCTGGAGTCCGAATACACGCACCTGCTTCGGGTGCTGTTCTTTGCAATCCCGTCGTAGCACCGGCAGGCCCGGCCTCTAACGTCACCCCTCGTACGCGTCCGTCGAGGCGGCGTTACCGCGCGAGACGAGCGCCTCGTCCGGCGCCGGCAGCGGCGACCCATTGTCGCGAAAACGGTTGGTGATGGGATAGCGGCGGTCGCGGCCGAAATTCCTGCGCGTCACCTTCACGCCGGGCGCGGCCTGGCGGCGCTTGTATTCAGCGACGTTGAGAAGATGGTCGATACGCGTCACCGTCTCGCGGTCGAAGCCGGCGGCGATGATCTGCTCGAGCGGCTCCTCGCGCTCGACCAGCCGCTCGAGGATCGCATCGAGCACATCATAGGGCGGCAATGAATCCTGATCGGTCTGGTTCTCGCGCAGCTCCGCCGTCGGCGGACGCGTGATGATATCGGGCGGAATCACCTCGCCCGCGGGCCCGAGCGCGCCGTCGGGCTTCCATGCATTGCGCAAGCTTGCCAGCCTGAACACCTGCGTCTTGTAGATATCCTTGATCGGGTTGAAGCCGCCGTTCATGTCGCCATAGAGCGTGGCATAGCCGACTGACATCTCCGACTTGTTGCCTGTCGTCACCACCATCAGCCCGGTCTTGTTCGAAATCGCC
Coding sequences within it:
- a CDS encoding heme-copper oxidase subunit III family protein, whose protein sequence is MAETALTHTAEAPGRLPGWRGIAADWASDQRAFKNVSWGKAMMWIFLLSDTFIFSCFLLSYMTARMSTTVPWPNPSEVFALNFAGKHIPLILIAIMTFILISSSGTMAMAVNFGYRRDRVRTAVLMLVTAAFGATFVGMQAFEWTKLIREGVRPWGNPWGAEQFGSSFFMITGFHGTHVTIGVIFLIAIARKVWRGDFDIRRRGFFTSRKGYYEIVEIMGLYWHFVDLVWVFIFALFYLW
- a CDS encoding cytochrome C oxidase subunit IV family protein, with translation MTNATVDMEGRLYAHAHDAVASEAAHGQQHPIKLYLVVWGWLFVLSTCSYLVDYFGIHGYLRWSLILLFMVVKAGLIVAVFMHMAWERLALTYAILAPPIAVLVFVTIMVLESEYTHLLRVLFFAIPS
- a CDS encoding cbb3-type cytochrome c oxidase subunit I yields the protein MVDIPYDGIAGTPPAEVPDVELYHPKSWWTRYVFSQDAKVIAVQYALTASAIGLVALVLSWLMRLQLGFPGTFSFIDPNQYLQFITMHGMIMVIYLLTALFLGGFGNYLIPLMVGARDMVFPYVNMLSYWVYLLAVLVLASAFFVPGGPTGAGWTLYPPQAILSGTPGQDWGIILMMSSLILFIIGFTMGGLNYVVTVLQARTRGMTLMRLPLTVWGIFTATVMALLAFPALFVASVMLLLDRLLGTSFFMPSLVEMGQLSKYNGGSPLLFQHLFWFFGHPEVYIVALPAFGIVSDLISTHARKNIFGYRMMVWAIVAIGALSFVVWAHHMYVSGMFPQFGYFFATTTLIIAIPTAIKVYNWVLTLWRGDIHLRVPMLFALGFIITFVNGGLTGLFLGNVVVDVPLSDTMFVVAHFHMVMGVAPIMVVLGAIYHWYPKVTGRMLNDVLGKFHFWVTFLGAYLIFFPMHYLGLLGVPRRYFELGDAAFIPPSAHSLNAFISVVALTVGFSQMVFLFNLAWSLFKGEPSGGNPWRATTLEWQTPETPPGHGNWGKELPIVYRWAYDYSVPGADQDFIPQNQPPRATRISQGAAS
- a CDS encoding cytochrome c oxidase subunit 3; the encoded protein is MSAILLFLAVIAVIAGWWLSQQRLTAKPWLEEGPAGDFPGGDAMAWPAAKIGLGVFLAVASSLFILFISAYSMRMNAADWRILPVPRLLWFNTGVLVLSSIALQWSYVAVRRNDTEGMMLGLLAGGAAAVIFLAGQLLAWQQLNAAGYFVASNPANSFFYLLTAVHGLHLTGGLVTLGRTSAKVWRSSEIADMRLSVELCAIYWHFLLLVWLVLLGLLTGWTDDFVDICRQLLS